The genomic window ATTGACTGCAGTTTCTACTTTTAATAATCTTACGGTTTCTAATTCTGGACTTAAAACAGTTGCCGCTGGAACAACAGTAAACGGAATTCTTTCTATGGAAGGTGCCGCAACGGTTTCTGCAGCACCTATTTATGGAACTGCGGCTACATTGCAATACAATACAGCTACACCAAGAAATTCGGATGTAGAATGGATAACACCATTCAATGCTACAGGTGGAGTGAGTATTATTAATACAGGAATTATAACAGTTGCGACTGCAAAAACTTGTGCTTTATTGAATATTGCAGATGATGCAACTTTAAATAATGGAAATGTTGCTATTTTAGGAACAACATTAAATCTTGCCGATGGCGGAACTTTGTTAGTAAGCGGAACAAGTACTTTTCCGGTATTTACAACAAACAATTTAGGGCTTACTAGTGTTGTAAATTATAACGGAACAGCACAGACAGTAGCAGTAAAAAATTATGGTTTTTTGACTTTGAGTGGTTCAGGAATTAAAACATTTGCAGGTGCAACAACCATTCGAGAAGACTTTTCTATTGGTGCGGGAGTTACTGCATTATTTCCTAATGGAACGACTTCTAGTGCAGAAAGTTTGTATTTGAATAGCGTTTTGCAAACTACGCTAGGCTCTTATGGGGGAACAGCTTCGGCAGCAACTACTAAAGATGCTACTTGGTTCGGAACTACTACAACGGGTATTTTAAACGTAACATCTTCTTGTATTTCGGGTACTTGGTTAGGAACAACAAATACAGATTGGGGTACAGCCTCTAACTGGTGTGGCGGAGTTATACCTTCGGCTACTACAAATGTCATTATAGGAGCTTCGTCTAATCAGCCTATCATTGGAGCATCAGGTGGAATTTGTAGAAATATTACCATAAATAGTGGCTCTACTTTAACTATTTCTGGATCGAATGTCTTACAAGTAAGAGGCAATTGGATAAATAACGGGACTTTTATCCCTAATTCAAGTATAGTAAATTTTAACGGAACTGTTGCGCAATCCATTGGTGGAACAGCAACAATCACTTTTGCTACTTTAAACAATACCAATACTACAGCTATAGTGACAGCTACAAAAGCTATTGCTGTGAATAATGGTTTGACTGTGGCAACAAACGCAGTATTGGATATGACTACTTTTGCTTTGGCAGGTGCTTTTATTAATTCTGGAGCTGGACAAATAAGAACAGCTAGTACAACAGCTTTGCCATTGCCAACAGGCAAAACTTGGACAAACACTATTTTATATTCTAGTTTAACAGGAGGACAAACGATTGTAGCAGGAACCTATAACGGAACACCATCAGTAGAATTGGATAATACCTCGGGAACACAAACGGCATCAGGAAACATAGTAACTGGCGGACAGTTGAATATCAATACTGGTGGTTCATCCACTTTCAATTTGGATAATTATAACCTAACAACCAATAGCCTAAATGTTTTAGATTCCAATTCAGTTTTGGATATGGGAACAGGAACTTTAACCATCACAACAGTACAAGCAATGGAAGGTAAAGTTCGTTTTTCAGGAGCTACTAACGGAAAAGCTTTTGCTTCTGGCACGGTAGAATATTACGGAACTGCACAAACGGTTACAGCTGGCGATTATTTCAAATTACTGTTTACAGGAGCCAGTGGAGTTTATACTATTGGTGCTAATTTGGACGTTGCAAGCACATTAATTATAACAAATGGAGTAGTAACGGTTCAGGATGGTTTTACAGTATCAGTCGATGATGCGGTAACTGTTACAAGTCCTGGGACTTTGATATTCGAAAATAATGCAAGTTTATTGCAAACGACTTATACGGGTGCTAATACTGGAAATGTTGTAATAAAAAGAAACACCACACCAATTCTTAAATTAGATAGTACTTTCTGGTCTTCGCCAACAACAGGAACACAAACTTTATCAAATTTTTCACCTAATACGGATACTTCACAATTTTACACTTTTAATAGTGTAATAAATAATTATGAAACACAAAATCCTGCAACGGCTGTTTTTGAAAAAGGAGTAGGCTATTCAATTCGCGCTCCAGAAACAGCTTCTACAGTTACGCCAACTGTTACCCCTTTTCAGTTTGTTGGAGTGCCTAACAATGGCCCTTTTACTCTAGCAGTGACTACTCCGCCGGGGGATGTAGGTTTGAGTTTGATAGGAAATCCATATCCATCAGCAATTAATGCCGAAGATTTCATAAACGAAAATCTATATGACGCTGTGTTAAATCCGACGAATGTATTAGAAGGAACTTTGTATTTCTGGACACACAATAATCGTTTGATAGGGACTGATTTTAGCTCTTCGGATTATGCTTCTAGAAATTTATCAGGGTTTAATGCAGGAAATTCAGGAACAGGAAATGATGAGGTACCAACAGATTATATCGCCTCTGGTCAAGGTTTTTTTGTGCAAAATGAT from Flavobacterium eburneipallidum includes these protein-coding regions:
- a CDS encoding T9SS sorting signal type C domain-containing protein codes for the protein MLVKLHSQKTKNLFLLFFLLLTVSFANAANRFSVASGNWSSTAVWSATLGGAPGASAPTTGDVVTIAGGFTVTSVGTVTVASVTVNAGSTLNQNSRNLTVTGFFTNNGTVTVSSGRILPAGDFTNTGTVTYSAAGRLYLGGNYTNSGTVTLGSALVYFTGSANQTIQGFTTTGTVRSDKTGGMATFTGNVSGGGFTLNGAGTLNLGTGLTHTFTGNWARTNGTLNCGSSTLKIGTNVTGAAGTFIAGTGTVEYNGNRNQAAAVLTYNNLTLSGTSGTRVKTFETTPTVNGKLTIAGTATVTITGSGVVTYGPNATLQYDTSAARIITSEEWISPFNASGGVLINGTNNITLNTAKVFGLNSPLTITGTGKLVTNNLGLTFGGNFVIDSGGTFMAGSSPIVITNTGTQNIAGFTTTGLVSMTKTAGTATFVSDVNAVGLTVNGAGGTLNLGTALNHTLTGAVTLTSGTLNGGSSMLNVNFAGTAWAGTGTNFARGTGTVNFGGLAQTLTAVSTFNNLTVSNSGLKTVAAGTTVNGILSMEGAATVSAAPIYGTAATLQYNTATPRNSDVEWITPFNATGGVSIINTGIITVATAKTCALLNIADDATLNNGNVAILGTTLNLADGGTLLVSGTSTFPVFTTNNLGLTSVVNYNGTAQTVAVKNYGFLTLSGSGIKTFAGATTIREDFSIGAGVTALFPNGTTSSAESLYLNSVLQTTLGSYGGTASAATTKDATWFGTTTTGILNVTSSCISGTWLGTTNTDWGTASNWCGGVIPSATTNVIIGASSNQPIIGASGGICRNITINSGSTLTISGSNVLQVRGNWINNGTFIPNSSIVNFNGTVAQSIGGTATITFATLNNTNTTAIVTATKAIAVNNGLTVATNAVLDMTTFALAGAFINSGAGQIRTASTTALPLPTGKTWTNTILYSSLTGGQTIVAGTYNGTPSVELDNTSGTQTASGNIVTGGQLNINTGGSSTFNLDNYNLTTNSLNVLDSNSVLDMGTGTLTITTVQAMEGKVRFSGATNGKAFASGTVEYYGTAQTVTAGDYFKLLFTGASGVYTIGANLDVASTLIITNGVVTVQDGFTVSVDDAVTVTSPGTLIFENNASLLQTTYTGANTGNVVIKRNTTPILKLDSTFWSSPTTGTQTLSNFSPNTDTSQFYTFNSVINNYETQNPATAVFEKGVGYSIRAPETASTVTPTVTPFQFVGVPNNGPFTLAVTTPPGDVGLSLIGNPYPSAINAEDFINENLYDAVLNPTNVLEGTLYFWTHNNRLIGTDFSSSDYASRNLSGFNAGNSGTGNDEVPTDYIASGQGFFVQNDIAGNLKFNNTMRESNNNTNFYKTKKGNKIKEIERHRVWLDLKNSSTKSSQILIAYVENATNNYEGGYDSYVFDADLPFLLYSLLGTNKMGIQGRALPFSDADIIPLGYKMDLAGSTNISINNMDGLFLEEQGIYLEDKDLNVIHDLKEEPYVFNSTVGTFENRFVLRYTSSNLGTDTFNSLKNRVLVSNKNKQIKINSFAETIEKVAIYDLSGKQIFQKEGVDTNEFVIANLASNRQVIMVKTTLQNGTIVTNKIVF